The Amycolatopsis sp. DG1A-15b genome window below encodes:
- a CDS encoding TraM recognition domain-containing protein: MPRTRTDTLNLDRDVALMALAVAVLAILCALAVIVVTAAVLLTGFFSGSWTWPPTTAWPGFALTVAFHAADPGPALPVPWSGAVSDHQLAFYIWFTTITVLAAGLTVGAAVPVWRRVAPTDAGHATRREMARNLSVAAARKTAVWTRGDLTDEQCRTAPINEIAVPLHRGPRRQRLVTSLETPTGTIAPTRSGKSRTDLVHKVLAAPGALVASTTKTDLAEWCLLARARREGAGPVLVIDATGTLSWPAHARWSPVTGCADPAVALRRAETLIEASSLGLENVGGNDAVFRGRATIVMQAYLLAAAMHHRTVDHLVRWSIARPADREPVELLEAQYPQLAQNLESEIGMVAETSDAVWMSVRRAIEPFMNPAIRYFATPTAAEELDIDDFLRRRGSLFIIAGEHQAPQARPVLTALVEQILTTAQDTALRRERRRLEPPTTAILDELFAGTPVPRLPAIIADSAGRGVLIHWSAQSRSQLDELYGEPGRLQLIDNTLTLTAFPGLKDDKTLEWLSTLSGQHRRRTHQHHSDGLLSVGRGASGEETVPTLRAGDIRTLDRGRVLILHGNLRPILGHTVDVEQRPDWPQLQVDVAAIRSGQAAITPDGYPLALPGAGDLR; the protein is encoded by the coding sequence ATGCCGCGCACACGCACCGACACACTCAACCTCGACCGCGACGTCGCCCTGATGGCCCTCGCAGTCGCCGTCCTGGCGATCCTCTGCGCCCTCGCGGTGATCGTCGTCACCGCCGCCGTCCTGCTCACCGGGTTCTTCTCCGGGAGCTGGACGTGGCCGCCGACCACCGCATGGCCGGGCTTCGCGCTGACGGTCGCCTTCCACGCCGCTGATCCCGGTCCGGCGCTGCCGGTCCCGTGGTCCGGTGCGGTCAGCGACCACCAGCTGGCGTTCTACATCTGGTTCACCACGATCACGGTGCTCGCCGCGGGCCTCACGGTCGGCGCTGCGGTCCCGGTCTGGCGGAGGGTGGCACCGACCGATGCAGGGCACGCCACCCGCCGCGAGATGGCCAGGAACCTGTCGGTCGCCGCGGCGCGTAAGACGGCGGTGTGGACCCGGGGTGACCTCACCGACGAGCAATGCAGGACCGCGCCGATCAACGAGATCGCGGTCCCGCTGCACCGCGGTCCCCGGCGCCAGCGGCTGGTGACGTCGTTGGAGACCCCGACCGGGACGATCGCGCCGACCCGCTCGGGTAAGAGCCGCACCGATCTGGTGCACAAGGTGCTCGCCGCGCCGGGCGCGCTGGTCGCGTCGACGACGAAGACCGACCTCGCCGAGTGGTGCCTGCTGGCCCGCGCCCGACGCGAGGGCGCCGGGCCGGTGCTGGTGATCGATGCCACCGGAACGCTGTCCTGGCCCGCACACGCGCGCTGGTCTCCGGTCACCGGCTGCGCCGACCCCGCGGTCGCACTACGACGCGCGGAGACGCTGATCGAGGCGTCCTCGCTCGGGCTGGAGAACGTGGGCGGCAACGACGCGGTGTTCCGCGGCCGGGCGACGATCGTCATGCAGGCGTATCTGCTCGCCGCCGCCATGCATCACCGGACCGTGGATCACCTGGTGCGGTGGTCGATCGCCAGACCCGCCGACCGGGAACCGGTCGAGCTGCTGGAAGCGCAGTATCCGCAGCTGGCGCAGAACCTGGAGTCGGAGATCGGGATGGTCGCCGAGACCTCCGACGCGGTCTGGATGAGCGTGAGGCGGGCGATCGAGCCGTTCATGAACCCGGCCATCCGCTACTTCGCCACCCCCACCGCGGCCGAAGAACTGGACATCGACGACTTCCTGCGCCGCCGCGGCAGCCTGTTCATCATCGCCGGGGAACACCAAGCCCCGCAGGCCCGGCCGGTGTTGACCGCGCTGGTGGAGCAGATCCTCACCACCGCGCAGGACACCGCGCTGCGCCGCGAACGCCGCCGGCTGGAACCACCCACCACGGCGATCCTGGATGAGCTGTTCGCGGGGACGCCGGTGCCGCGGCTGCCGGCAATCATCGCCGACTCCGCCGGCCGTGGCGTGCTGATCCACTGGTCCGCGCAATCCCGCTCCCAGCTCGACGAGCTCTACGGCGAACCAGGCCGGCTGCAGCTGATCGACAACACCCTCACCCTGACCGCGTTCCCCGGACTCAAGGACGACAAGACGCTGGAGTGGCTGTCCACGCTGTCCGGGCAGCACCGCCGCCGGACCCATCAGCACCACAGCGACGGACTGCTCAGCGTCGGCCGTGGCGCCAGCGGCGAGGAGACCGTCCCGACGCTGCGCGCCGGAGACATCCGCACCCTCGACCGCGGCCGGGTACTGATCCTGCACGGCAACCTCCGCCCCATCCTCGGCCACACGGTCGACGTCGAACAACGACCGGACTGGCCCCAGCTGCAAGTCGACGTCGCCGCGATCCGCTCCGGACAGGCCGCGATCACGCCCGACGGCTACCCGCTGGCACTGCCGGGTGCGGGTGATCTGCGATGA
- a CDS encoding C40 family peptidase, which produces MVGALVGLVLLPILALALIVVPTATATVVQLSGCEQGGPGGGSVVVDRQQLGADEMDIARTIIDVVQQRRLPRRAAVLAVATGMVESGLRNLDYGDRDSLGVFQQRPSQGWGTREQILNPVYATGKFLDALIALPGWDTMAPGHAEQAVQRSGFPDRYAPREPAAAAIVDRFWTGPDNPTPPPPSGGGTEAVQAKTLCPDQGGSDVPREPGQVDPTKLPPGFTLPEDVRQRAAVGFALGQLGKPYVWGAKGPDAYDCSGLMLASWAAAGIGIPAGTISQVHAGHAVASIQQVQPGDLLFIPGSLGTAQVPRHVGMYAGHGLIVDAYDTDTGVILEPLSAWSSKIVAIRRIADPSSPSPPPGGSPL; this is translated from the coding sequence ATGGTCGGTGCGCTAGTCGGGCTGGTGCTGCTGCCCATCCTCGCGCTGGCCCTCATCGTTGTGCCGACCGCGACCGCGACGGTCGTGCAACTCAGCGGGTGCGAACAGGGCGGCCCGGGCGGCGGCTCCGTCGTGGTCGACCGACAGCAGCTGGGCGCCGATGAGATGGACATCGCCCGCACCATCATCGACGTCGTCCAGCAGCGCCGGCTGCCGCGCCGGGCCGCGGTCCTCGCGGTCGCCACCGGGATGGTCGAGTCCGGGCTGCGCAACCTCGACTACGGCGACCGAGACTCGCTCGGGGTGTTCCAGCAACGCCCGAGCCAGGGCTGGGGCACCCGCGAGCAGATCCTCAACCCCGTCTACGCCACCGGCAAGTTCCTCGACGCCCTCATCGCCCTGCCCGGGTGGGACACCATGGCCCCGGGACACGCGGAGCAGGCGGTGCAGCGCAGCGGCTTCCCCGACCGCTACGCCCCACGCGAACCCGCCGCCGCAGCGATCGTCGATCGCTTCTGGACCGGCCCGGACAACCCCACCCCACCTCCACCATCCGGCGGCGGCACCGAAGCCGTCCAGGCGAAGACGCTGTGCCCGGACCAGGGCGGATCCGACGTCCCCCGCGAGCCGGGCCAGGTCGACCCGACGAAGCTGCCGCCGGGATTCACGCTGCCGGAGGATGTCCGCCAGCGTGCCGCCGTAGGGTTCGCCCTGGGCCAGCTCGGCAAACCCTACGTGTGGGGAGCGAAAGGCCCGGACGCCTACGACTGCTCCGGGCTGATGCTCGCCTCCTGGGCCGCCGCCGGAATCGGAATCCCGGCCGGCACCATCAGCCAGGTCCACGCCGGGCACGCCGTCGCCTCCATCCAGCAGGTGCAGCCAGGCGATCTGCTGTTCATCCCCGGCTCGCTCGGCACCGCACAAGTGCCGCGGCACGTCGGGATGTACGCCGGGCACGGACTGATCGTCGACGCCTACGACACCGACACCGGCGTCATCCTCGAACCGCTGTCGGCCTGGTCCTCGAAGATCGTCGCGATCCGCCGGATCGCCGACCCCAGCTCGCCCTCCCCGCCACCGGGAGGGAGCCCACTCTGA
- a CDS encoding ATP-binding protein: protein MSRRADERTAAELLATFGPAVSTRPPGRQRPDGRSARVNQRAAPRRGFARPGYGWSPVAAPLQVYQAGTHEIGGLFPLLAASPLPAVGARMGYDVHSGGAFYLHPVEFVLRSICTNPNMVLFGEPGRGKSSTVVAFLLRMMLTGVRTLISGDVKGEYTPLLNALGVTPIMLGRGSSARLNALDLGPLAARWDAWTVERQRDELDGVLGRWVQLLVALAEAQGYRPTVTDEAALSAVLRQLLGVGDGYTRLTPITIPDVHRALSDPDEQLWQQLRFAGRRQFLDHLRSITDALANLISGPLAGLFDAPTNFTVDWNAPIQSLDLSRLRTRGDQAVAVALTCLGSWSSLATDLQEDGELRIVVRDEIWRQLRLGLRAVQAVDSELRLSRAERKIQVLVSHKPGDFLSVGATGSQEVAIARDLLALCSIRVLLGQSTRVASELADVLALSEKEQEATTGWANDRQGRALWKIENRTGLKIQTVLSRIERQIFDTNTQLVRKPHRLPDSQSPAVSS from the coding sequence ATGAGCCGCCGCGCCGACGAGCGGACGGCCGCGGAACTGCTCGCCACGTTCGGACCGGCGGTCAGCACACGCCCGCCCGGACGTCAGCGTCCGGACGGGCGCAGTGCTCGGGTGAACCAGCGGGCGGCGCCGCGGCGTGGGTTCGCCCGGCCCGGGTACGGGTGGTCGCCGGTCGCGGCGCCGCTACAGGTGTATCAGGCCGGCACCCACGAGATCGGCGGCTTGTTCCCGCTGCTGGCGGCGAGCCCGCTGCCGGCGGTCGGAGCGCGGATGGGCTACGACGTCCACTCCGGGGGCGCGTTCTACCTGCATCCGGTCGAGTTCGTCCTGCGCTCGATCTGCACCAACCCGAACATGGTCCTGTTCGGCGAGCCTGGCCGGGGCAAAAGTTCGACGGTGGTGGCGTTTTTGTTGCGGATGATGCTCACCGGCGTCCGGACCCTGATCTCCGGCGACGTCAAAGGCGAATACACCCCACTGCTGAACGCCTTGGGTGTCACGCCGATCATGCTCGGCCGGGGTAGCAGCGCCCGCCTCAACGCCCTCGACCTCGGCCCGCTGGCCGCCCGCTGGGACGCCTGGACTGTGGAGCGGCAGCGCGACGAGCTCGACGGGGTCCTGGGACGGTGGGTGCAGCTGCTTGTCGCGCTCGCCGAAGCCCAGGGCTACCGGCCCACCGTCACCGACGAGGCCGCGCTCTCGGCGGTGCTGCGGCAACTGCTGGGCGTCGGTGACGGCTACACCCGCCTCACGCCGATCACGATCCCCGACGTTCACCGGGCGCTGTCGGACCCAGACGAGCAGCTGTGGCAGCAGCTGCGCTTCGCCGGCCGCCGCCAATTCCTCGACCACCTCCGGTCGATCACCGACGCACTGGCCAACCTGATCAGCGGCCCGCTGGCCGGGCTATTCGACGCCCCCACGAACTTCACCGTCGACTGGAACGCCCCGATCCAAAGCCTCGATCTGTCACGGCTGCGCACTCGAGGGGATCAGGCCGTCGCGGTCGCGTTGACCTGCCTGGGGTCGTGGTCGTCGCTGGCCACGGATCTGCAGGAGGACGGGGAACTGCGGATCGTCGTCCGGGACGAGATCTGGCGGCAACTGCGCCTCGGGCTACGCGCGGTCCAGGCGGTGGACAGCGAACTGCGGCTGTCCCGCGCGGAACGGAAGATCCAGGTGCTGGTCAGCCACAAGCCCGGCGACTTCCTCTCCGTCGGCGCCACCGGCTCCCAGGAAGTCGCCATCGCCCGCGACCTGCTCGCCCTCTGCTCAATTCGTGTCCTACTGGGGCAGTCGACCCGAGTAGCCAGCGAACTGGCGGATGTCCTTGCCCTGTCCGAGAAAGAGCAGGAGGCCACGACCGGGTGGGCCAACGACCGGCAAGGCCGTGCCCTGTGGAAAATCGAGAACCGGACCGGGCTCAAAATACAGACCGTCCTTAGCCGGATCGAGCGGCAGATCTTCGACACCAACACCCAGCTGGTCCGAAAACCACATCGGTTGCCCGACAGTCAGTCGCCGGCGGTGTCCTCGTGA
- a CDS encoding SCO6880 family protein: MSAANRIYKGLSRKERAGWIIGLTPVQTFVCVGLAVPVILALAAGRFGQALALGGLCGTAATLVVVPVRGRPALRWLEHLLLYRAGIALGWSRWQSRAVTGQAHDLDEPDLPGVLARLRFPDGPPLRDLGRVCLIHDTGEGRWGATARLTHAGVGMLSDAQCERLANRLGNLLLSIGHREVVDRMSLLVRTVPDDGADYQAWRAEHDVPDAPALARQATAELDRLVGAVSVRHEVFVTLSGTEDALRRPAAAAGGGVAGRAAVLYRVLDGLEDKLKSLGATGVKWLSGPELAVAIRTGFNPATAAGLAARRHQAGGDAGVRWATAGPVHAPAPSARAYQHDGFATVSFSVLMPEAGTVFGSLGGLLAVKTAGERRSLAIHYETLSQHRSRKAVRRLRFRTGVVRDWKSSKGFNSGAAEAREAGGARAQEHAVAAGHGIVRFAVAAAVTIPETWNVEDHAAKLENDIAGRFQLLRMELAQDAGFVAAVLPVGVGLPRLRSGAS; the protein is encoded by the coding sequence GTGAGCGCCGCGAACCGGATCTACAAAGGACTGTCCCGTAAAGAGCGCGCGGGCTGGATCATCGGGCTCACCCCGGTCCAGACGTTCGTGTGTGTCGGGCTGGCCGTGCCGGTGATTCTCGCGCTGGCGGCCGGGCGTTTCGGGCAGGCTCTCGCCCTGGGCGGGCTCTGCGGCACGGCGGCGACACTGGTCGTGGTGCCGGTCCGCGGCCGCCCGGCGCTGCGATGGCTGGAGCATCTGCTGCTCTACCGCGCCGGGATCGCACTGGGCTGGTCGCGCTGGCAGTCCCGCGCCGTCACCGGTCAAGCCCACGACCTGGATGAGCCGGATCTGCCCGGGGTGCTGGCCCGGCTGCGGTTCCCCGACGGGCCACCGCTGCGGGATCTGGGCCGGGTGTGCCTGATCCACGACACTGGCGAGGGCCGGTGGGGCGCCACTGCCCGGCTGACCCACGCCGGGGTCGGGATGCTGTCGGACGCCCAGTGCGAGCGGCTGGCCAACCGGCTCGGGAACCTGCTGTTGTCGATCGGGCACCGCGAGGTCGTCGACCGGATGAGCCTGCTGGTGCGTACCGTCCCTGACGACGGCGCCGACTACCAGGCCTGGCGCGCCGAACACGATGTTCCCGATGCCCCAGCGCTCGCTCGGCAGGCGACCGCGGAGCTGGACCGGCTGGTCGGGGCGGTGTCGGTCCGGCACGAAGTGTTCGTCACCCTCTCGGGCACCGAAGACGCCCTGCGCCGGCCGGCCGCCGCGGCCGGCGGCGGGGTCGCCGGGCGGGCCGCGGTGCTCTACCGGGTGCTCGACGGGCTCGAGGACAAGCTGAAGAGTCTCGGTGCGACCGGCGTGAAGTGGCTCTCGGGTCCGGAGCTGGCGGTGGCGATCCGCACCGGGTTCAACCCGGCCACCGCCGCCGGTCTCGCCGCGCGCCGCCATCAGGCCGGCGGCGACGCCGGTGTGCGCTGGGCGACGGCGGGTCCCGTGCACGCTCCGGCGCCGTCGGCGCGGGCGTACCAGCACGACGGCTTCGCCACGGTGTCTTTCTCGGTCTTGATGCCTGAGGCCGGGACGGTGTTCGGGTCGCTGGGTGGGCTGCTGGCGGTCAAGACCGCGGGCGAGCGCCGCAGCCTGGCCATCCACTACGAAACCTTGTCCCAGCACCGGTCGCGCAAGGCGGTGCGTCGTCTTCGATTCCGGACCGGGGTGGTGCGGGACTGGAAGTCGTCGAAGGGCTTCAACTCCGGTGCCGCCGAAGCCCGCGAAGCCGGTGGGGCTCGGGCGCAGGAGCACGCGGTCGCGGCCGGGCACGGCATCGTCCGCTTCGCCGTCGCCGCCGCGGTCACGATCCCCGAGACCTGGAACGTCGAGGACCACGCGGCCAAGTTGGAGAACGACATCGCCGGCCGTTTCCAGCTGCTGCGGATGGAATTGGCCCAGGATGCCGGGTTTGTCGCGGCGGTCTTGCCGGTCGGTGTGGGGTTGCCTCGGCTGCGGAGCGGTGCGTCATGA
- a CDS encoding cytochrome P450: protein MSGTDPADLAWSFSHLDPAVAETAYDTLGAIRRGCPVARSGELDGFVLVTGYAEIREAARASDRFSACVDGLGAAAVVTEMREAVAPMFETDEDHHHQWRRLLQTFFTPAAAAAQAQYVRAVCREVLQELIPHGAADLVGAYARQVPPLVIGRVLGLAELERAWLSEHVRAVYSAETLAEAQQAGRIYADFLLGQIHQRRTHPTGDLLSVMVNAQVDGRTADDDELVKMTMLMVAAGHLTTADACATALLHLLDEPTLRQQVSADSTALEAFVEELVRYNPAVAATGRTVTAKTHLGGMPLFPGDRLLLAWGSANRDERVFDDGDVFDIDRDRGAPQHLGWGAGEHRCLGRHLARVELHVMLIELLRALPGLRLQAGAAVRRTFGVIRGVAGLPVRWEHR from the coding sequence ATGTCAGGGACCGATCCGGCGGATTTGGCGTGGTCGTTCAGCCACCTCGATCCCGCCGTCGCCGAGACCGCCTACGACACGCTGGGGGCGATCCGGCGCGGGTGCCCGGTGGCGCGCAGCGGGGAGCTGGACGGGTTCGTGCTGGTCACTGGGTATGCCGAGATCCGGGAGGCCGCACGTGCCTCGGATCGGTTCAGTGCCTGCGTCGACGGGCTGGGCGCGGCGGCGGTGGTCACCGAGATGCGGGAGGCCGTCGCGCCGATGTTCGAGACCGACGAGGACCATCACCACCAGTGGCGGCGCCTGCTGCAGACGTTCTTCACCCCGGCTGCTGCGGCCGCGCAAGCGCAGTACGTGCGGGCAGTGTGCCGGGAGGTACTGCAGGAGCTGATCCCGCACGGCGCTGCTGATCTTGTCGGGGCCTACGCCCGCCAGGTGCCGCCGCTGGTGATCGGGCGGGTGCTGGGGCTGGCCGAGCTGGAACGCGCGTGGCTGTCCGAGCACGTCCGTGCCGTCTACAGCGCCGAGACGCTCGCCGAGGCCCAGCAGGCGGGCCGGATTTATGCGGACTTCCTTCTCGGGCAGATCCACCAGCGACGCACCCACCCGACCGGGGACCTGCTTTCGGTGATGGTGAACGCGCAGGTGGACGGCCGTACCGCCGACGATGACGAGCTGGTCAAGATGACCATGCTGATGGTCGCGGCCGGACACTTGACCACCGCCGACGCCTGCGCCACCGCGCTCCTGCACCTGCTCGACGAGCCGACCCTGCGGCAGCAGGTGTCCGCCGATTCGACTGCTCTGGAGGCGTTCGTGGAGGAGCTGGTCCGCTACAACCCGGCCGTCGCCGCCACCGGACGCACTGTGACCGCCAAGACCCATCTCGGCGGGATGCCGCTGTTTCCGGGAGACCGGCTGTTGCTGGCGTGGGGTAGCGCCAACCGCGACGAACGGGTCTTCGACGACGGCGACGTCTTCGACATCGACCGCGACCGCGGCGCGCCGCAGCACCTGGGGTGGGGCGCCGGTGAGCACCGCTGCCTCGGCCGGCACCTCGCCCGCGTCGAGCTACACGTCATGCTCATCGAACTGCTGCGCGCCCTGCCTGGTTTGCGGCTTCAAGCCGGCGCCGCGGTCCGGCGGACCTTCGGGGTCATCCGCGGCGTCGCGGGCCTGCCGGTGCGGTGGGAGCACCGGTAG
- a CDS encoding LuxR C-terminal-related transcriptional regulator, whose protein sequence is MDKRIRRPAGQPPVGVQLTTFFGRSRELVEVCERLNAGDRAVTLTGSPGVGKTRFAGELLVHMNEHYDASVFIRLAELGAHADMPDTERRICNLLIAALRISHHQPNVDPVDVLIEHVRDRRVLIVLDNCEQVLDAVAELVNRIITETVMVQVIATSRAYLDVQGEHRVHLRPLSTPAEGADRAAAEHSDAVELLADRAAAAGRPLTERDDWQAIVDLVRWSSGIPLVLELIAAQFGRGRAPAVVLDRLQGGASLKYGPGARGVPSHHLALDIAITESWDLCSPQQQRVWARLTVFTGGFTLDAAEEVCADELIDRGEILETLDHLVRHSIIEGASADGRYRQHTFLREYGRRRLRIFGELDEISERLCRWVAGLVRKAAERWFGPEEVRWLDLVNAESRNIAAAVAWCSDHGLIERALAIMVDVLLTRAPFFFATEIQVCRQVEELLSEGPVVASDVRISALAMAGWVWIALGEQNRGKELLDECVRLAREAGKDDAPAVQFVEGTYEALALGQRSGFAKLAAASAGFRAAGADGAAYMADLLHAITAGLLGPTDEADRMSQRCLSEARRRGAEWAVTWAEWTRGLPACSEPVTDNPEPLRRQIALGDLWGPGWWVERKAWELAKEGDYVGAARRIGGSDSLQARHGVHYNGLASFKSHRGRAKAEIALVLGPVESTAAYLEGSLLADEQIVALAFDDTVPASEPTLNERQWKVVQLVAQGLKNQQIATTVRFSVRTVETELTTIYGLLGVAGRRELAEWYRARSAPTGAPTAPAGPRRRG, encoded by the coding sequence GTGGATAAGCGCATTCGCAGACCAGCCGGACAACCGCCCGTTGGTGTTCAGCTGACGACATTCTTCGGGCGATCCCGTGAGCTGGTCGAGGTGTGCGAGCGGCTGAACGCCGGCGACCGCGCGGTGACGCTGACCGGATCACCTGGCGTCGGGAAGACGCGATTCGCGGGCGAACTGCTCGTGCATATGAATGAGCACTACGACGCATCGGTGTTCATTCGTCTCGCCGAACTCGGCGCGCATGCCGACATGCCGGATACCGAGCGGCGGATCTGCAACTTGCTTATTGCAGCCTTGCGTATCTCGCATCATCAGCCGAACGTCGACCCCGTGGACGTTCTGATCGAGCACGTCCGTGACCGGCGCGTGCTGATCGTGCTGGACAACTGCGAGCAAGTGCTGGACGCGGTTGCCGAGCTGGTCAACCGGATCATCACCGAGACCGTCATGGTGCAGGTGATCGCCACCAGCCGCGCCTACCTGGATGTCCAGGGTGAGCACCGGGTGCACCTGCGGCCATTGTCGACCCCCGCCGAGGGCGCCGATCGCGCGGCGGCCGAGCACAGTGACGCGGTAGAGCTGCTCGCCGACCGCGCCGCCGCAGCCGGACGGCCACTGACCGAACGGGACGACTGGCAGGCCATCGTCGACCTGGTCCGCTGGTCGTCAGGTATTCCGCTGGTTTTGGAACTCATCGCGGCCCAGTTCGGCCGGGGGCGAGCACCGGCAGTAGTCCTCGATCGCCTGCAAGGCGGCGCGTCGCTGAAGTACGGTCCCGGCGCGCGCGGGGTGCCCTCGCATCACCTCGCGCTCGACATCGCGATCACCGAGTCCTGGGACCTGTGTTCGCCGCAGCAGCAACGGGTCTGGGCGCGGCTGACCGTTTTCACCGGTGGGTTCACTCTCGATGCCGCTGAAGAGGTGTGCGCCGATGAGCTGATCGACCGTGGCGAGATCCTGGAGACCTTGGATCATCTGGTGCGGCACTCGATTATCGAAGGTGCCTCCGCCGATGGGCGCTACCGCCAGCACACGTTCCTGCGTGAGTACGGCCGGCGCAGGTTGCGCATCTTCGGCGAACTGGACGAGATCAGCGAACGGCTGTGCCGCTGGGTTGCCGGGCTGGTCCGGAAGGCGGCCGAGCGGTGGTTCGGGCCGGAGGAGGTCCGGTGGCTGGACCTGGTCAACGCCGAATCCCGGAACATCGCCGCAGCGGTGGCATGGTGCTCCGACCACGGCCTGATCGAGCGGGCCTTGGCGATCATGGTGGATGTGCTGCTCACGCGGGCGCCGTTCTTCTTCGCCACCGAGATCCAGGTCTGCCGCCAGGTCGAGGAGCTGCTGAGCGAAGGCCCTGTGGTGGCCTCAGATGTGCGGATCTCGGCGCTGGCGATGGCCGGCTGGGTGTGGATCGCCCTCGGCGAACAAAACCGTGGCAAAGAGCTCCTGGACGAATGCGTGCGCCTGGCGCGCGAAGCGGGCAAGGACGACGCCCCGGCAGTCCAGTTCGTCGAGGGCACCTACGAAGCACTGGCCCTCGGGCAGCGCAGCGGTTTCGCGAAGCTGGCGGCCGCCAGCGCCGGTTTCCGCGCCGCGGGCGCCGACGGTGCGGCCTACATGGCGGACCTGCTTCACGCAATCACAGCCGGATTGCTCGGGCCGACCGACGAGGCGGACCGAATGTCGCAACGCTGCCTATCCGAAGCCCGCCGCCGCGGCGCCGAATGGGCCGTGACATGGGCGGAGTGGACGCGCGGCCTGCCTGCGTGTTCCGAGCCCGTGACCGATAATCCCGAGCCGTTGCGGCGGCAGATCGCCCTCGGTGATCTGTGGGGGCCTGGCTGGTGGGTCGAGAGGAAAGCCTGGGAGTTGGCCAAGGAGGGGGACTACGTCGGCGCGGCGCGGCGGATTGGCGGTTCGGACAGTCTGCAGGCCCGCCACGGCGTCCACTACAACGGGCTGGCCAGCTTCAAATCCCACCGCGGCCGGGCGAAAGCCGAGATCGCTTTGGTGCTCGGACCGGTGGAGTCGACCGCGGCCTACCTCGAGGGGAGCCTGCTGGCCGACGAGCAGATCGTGGCCCTCGCTTTCGACGACACCGTTCCCGCGTCGGAGCCGACGTTGAATGAGCGGCAGTGGAAAGTCGTCCAGCTGGTCGCGCAGGGGCTGAAGAATCAGCAAATCGCGACGACTGTGCGGTTCTCCGTCCGCACGGTCGAGACCGAGCTGACCACGATCTATGGCCTGCTGGGCGTGGCGGGACGTCGGGAGCTCGCCGAGTGGTACCGGGCCCGGTCGGCGCCTACCGGTGCTCCCACCGCACCGGCAGGCCCGCGACGCCGCGGATGA